The Streptomyces cynarae genome contains a region encoding:
- a CDS encoding HhH-GPD-type base excision DNA repair protein, whose product MDVTLHLAQDPEADALLGRSPLAALIGMLLDQQVPMEWAFKGPWTIARRLGTDDLDAHDIAAQDPEAFAELLSRKPAVHRYPGSMARRIQQLCQYLVEHCDGDPEALWADAGSGRELLGRLQDLPGFGKQKAQIFLALLGKQLGVRPEGWREAAGPYGEATSFRSVADITGPESLAKVRAHKQEMKAAAKAAKGDR is encoded by the coding sequence ATGGACGTCACCCTTCACCTCGCCCAGGATCCCGAGGCCGACGCGCTCCTCGGGCGCAGTCCGCTCGCCGCGCTGATCGGGATGCTGCTGGACCAGCAGGTCCCGATGGAGTGGGCCTTCAAGGGACCGTGGACGATCGCGCGACGACTGGGCACCGACGACCTCGACGCGCACGACATCGCGGCCCAGGACCCGGAGGCCTTCGCGGAACTGCTGTCGCGCAAGCCCGCGGTGCACCGTTACCCGGGGTCGATGGCGCGGCGTATCCAGCAACTGTGCCAGTACCTGGTCGAGCACTGCGACGGGGACCCCGAGGCCCTGTGGGCCGACGCCGGCAGCGGGCGGGAGCTGCTCGGGCGGCTCCAGGACCTGCCCGGCTTCGGCAAGCAGAAGGCGCAGATCTTCCTCGCGCTGCTCGGCAAGCAACTCGGCGTACGGCCCGAGGGGTGGCGGGAGGCCGCGGGTCCCTACGGAGAGGCCACGTCGTTCCGGTCCGTGGCCGACATCACCGGGCCCGAGTCCCTGGCGAAGGTCCGGGCGCACAAGCAGGAGATGAAGGCGGCGGCGAAGGCCGCGAAGGGCGATCGGTAG
- a CDS encoding cupin domain-containing protein, producing the protein MTPDDLIAHYGLEPIPREGGLFRRTWTGPARADGRPEGTAIVALLTAAPDGYSALHRLPADEVWHHYLGDPLELLLLAPDGGARTAVLGPDVLGGQYVQFTVEAGTWMGGRVAAGGSWTLFGCTMAPGFTDEAYEHGDAAELTARYPAEAARIAELCRP; encoded by the coding sequence GTGACGCCTGACGATCTCATCGCCCACTACGGACTGGAACCCATCCCACGTGAGGGCGGGCTGTTCCGCAGGACCTGGACGGGACCGGCCCGGGCGGACGGGCGGCCGGAGGGCACCGCCATCGTGGCCCTGCTGACCGCCGCCCCCGACGGCTACTCGGCCCTGCACCGCCTCCCGGCCGACGAGGTCTGGCACCACTACCTCGGCGACCCGCTGGAGCTGCTGCTCCTCGCCCCGGACGGCGGCGCCCGCACGGCCGTACTCGGCCCGGACGTCCTCGGCGGCCAGTACGTGCAGTTCACCGTGGAGGCGGGCACCTGGATGGGCGGCCGGGTCGCCGCGGGCGGCTCGTGGACGCTCTTCGGGTGCACCATGGCGCCGGGTTTCACCGACGAGGCGTACGAGCACGGCGACGCGGCCGAACTCACCGCGCGCTACCCGGCCGAGGCGGCCCGGATCGCGGAGCTGTGCCGGCCGTGA
- a CDS encoding SDR family NAD(P)-dependent oxidoreductase translates to MPAVSGLLEGQAALVTGAGGGIGRGIALRFAEEGAAVAVHCRTSLGAADEVAARIRDTGGRAVVLRADLTVEEECRRLVAEAAEWGGGRLTALVNNAGVQPVQELAGMTAAEWRAVVDANLTGVFACTQAAVEVMRGAGGGTVTHIASVEATHPAPLHAHYCASKAAVVMHARSAALEYGPYGIRVNTVSPGLVDRPGLAEDWPEGVRRWQQAAPSGRLGRPEDIGDACVFLASPLASWITGHDLVVDGGVSARPTW, encoded by the coding sequence GTGCCGGCCGTGAGCGGACTGCTGGAAGGGCAGGCGGCCCTGGTGACGGGGGCGGGCGGCGGCATCGGGCGCGGGATCGCGCTGCGGTTCGCCGAGGAGGGCGCCGCGGTCGCCGTCCACTGCCGTACGTCGCTCGGGGCGGCGGACGAGGTGGCCGCCCGCATCCGGGACACGGGGGGCCGGGCGGTCGTGCTCCGGGCGGACCTGACCGTGGAGGAGGAATGCCGGCGTCTGGTGGCCGAGGCCGCCGAGTGGGGCGGCGGGCGGCTGACGGCGCTGGTCAACAACGCGGGGGTGCAGCCGGTGCAGGAGCTGGCCGGGATGACGGCCGCCGAGTGGCGGGCCGTGGTCGACGCCAACCTCACGGGCGTGTTCGCGTGCACGCAGGCGGCCGTGGAGGTGATGCGGGGCGCGGGCGGCGGCACCGTCACCCACATCGCCTCCGTCGAGGCCACGCATCCGGCCCCGCTGCACGCCCACTACTGCGCCTCCAAGGCGGCCGTCGTGATGCACGCGCGCTCGGCGGCTCTCGAGTACGGGCCGTACGGCATCCGCGTCAACACCGTCTCCCCCGGCCTCGTCGACCGGCCGGGCCTGGCGGAGGACTGGCCGGAAGGCGTGCGCCGCTGGCAACAGGCGGCGCCGTCCGGCCGGTTGGGGCGCCCTGAGGACATCGGCGACGCCTGCGTGTTCCTGGCCTCGCCCCTCGCCTCCTGGATCACGGGCCACGACCTGGTGGTGGACGGCGGGGTGTCGGCCCGGCCCACCTGGTGA
- a CDS encoding ABC transporter substrate-binding protein: MHHSPSGLSLPGPSRRTLLRGIGGAAALSAAVPLLSACAGSSGSGGDSKTVSLGSNASDAVPKKAFADIYAAFQKKDGIKVAVNTKDHNTFQEQINSYLQGTPDDVFTWFAGYRMQFFAAKGLASPIDDVWQTIGGNFPDAMKQLSKGEDGKYYFVPLYTYPWAIFYRKSVFAQHGYKVPTTWDELVALCKQMKKDGLVPIAFGDKDAWPAMGTFDQINFRLNGYDFHKSLMAGKESWTDAKVKAVFDHWAELLPYHQDGAVGRTWQDAAQTLVSKKAGMYLLGSFVAQQFTNQADVEDLDFFAFPEINSAFGQDTVEAPTDGFMLSKSPKNHAGAVKLLEYLGTPDAEAIYLKSDPSVVAASSKADTSTYTALQKKAYTMISGAKNLTQFMDRDSRPDFTSTVMQPALQNFVRNPKGVDSILSSIERQKKTIFASS; the protein is encoded by the coding sequence ATGCATCACTCACCCTCCGGTCTGTCCCTTCCCGGCCCGAGCCGCCGCACCCTGCTGCGCGGGATAGGCGGCGCCGCAGCGCTGAGCGCGGCCGTTCCCCTGCTGAGCGCCTGCGCCGGCAGCAGTGGCTCGGGTGGTGACTCGAAGACCGTCAGCCTGGGCTCCAACGCCTCGGACGCGGTGCCGAAGAAGGCGTTCGCCGACATCTACGCTGCCTTCCAGAAGAAGGACGGCATCAAGGTCGCGGTGAACACCAAGGACCACAACACGTTCCAGGAGCAGATCAACTCCTATCTGCAGGGCACGCCGGACGACGTGTTCACCTGGTTCGCCGGCTACCGCATGCAGTTCTTCGCGGCCAAGGGTCTCGCCTCCCCGATCGACGACGTGTGGCAGACCATCGGCGGGAACTTCCCCGACGCGATGAAGCAGCTCAGCAAGGGTGAGGACGGCAAGTACTACTTCGTGCCGCTGTACACGTACCCGTGGGCGATCTTCTACCGCAAGAGCGTCTTCGCCCAGCACGGCTACAAGGTCCCCACCACGTGGGACGAGCTCGTGGCGCTGTGCAAGCAGATGAAGAAGGACGGCCTGGTCCCGATCGCGTTCGGTGACAAGGACGCCTGGCCGGCGATGGGCACCTTCGACCAGATCAACTTCCGTCTCAACGGCTACGACTTCCACAAGTCCCTGATGGCGGGCAAGGAGTCGTGGACCGACGCGAAGGTGAAGGCCGTCTTCGACCACTGGGCCGAGCTGCTGCCCTACCACCAGGACGGCGCCGTGGGCCGCACCTGGCAGGACGCCGCGCAGACGCTGGTGTCCAAGAAGGCGGGCATGTACCTGCTGGGCTCCTTCGTGGCCCAGCAGTTCACCAACCAGGCCGACGTGGAGGACCTCGACTTCTTCGCCTTCCCGGAGATCAACTCCGCGTTCGGCCAGGACACCGTCGAGGCGCCGACCGACGGGTTCATGCTCAGCAAGAGCCCGAAGAACCACGCGGGTGCCGTGAAGCTGCTCGAGTACCTGGGCACCCCGGACGCCGAGGCGATCTACCTCAAGTCCGACCCGAGCGTGGTGGCCGCCTCCAGCAAGGCCGACACCTCCACGTACACGGCGCTGCAGAAGAAGGCGTACACGATGATCTCGGGCGCCAAGAACCTGACGCAGTTCATGGACCGCGACAGCCGCCCGGACTTCACCTCCACCGTGATGCAGCCCGCGCTGCAGAACTTCGTCCGTAACCCCAAGGGCGTGGACAGCATCCTGTCGTCCATCGAGCGCCAGAAGAAGACGATCTTCGCGTCCTCATGA
- a CDS encoding beta-galactosidase: protein MKRSLSLPGIAYGGDYNPEQWPEEVWAEDMRLMREAGVTMVSVGIFSWALLEPVEGVYDFSRMDRILDLLHENGIAADLATPTAAPPAWFFRAHPEALPVDRDGRTLSYGSRQTFCPSSPAYRAAALRIAGKLAERYADHPAVAMWHVHNEYGCHNAECYCDTSAASFRGWLRAKYGDDLAALNHAWGTAFWSQWYYDWDEILPPRATGAVPNPAHQLDWRRFCSDELLALYTAERDVLSAAAPSIPATTNFMVNFSFEALDYWRWAPELDVVSNDHYLRSTDPRSHIDIALSGDLMRSMARGPWFLMEHSTGAVNWQPVNRAKGPGELRRNALAHVAHGADGIAYFQWRASKAGAEQWHSAMLPHAGTDSQIWRDVVRLGADLKALAEVRGSTGTADVAIVWDYNARWALELPSQPSAEVRFAELVRAWYEPLWRAGVAVDFVRPDADLSPYRLVLAPSLYLVDDAGAANLTGFAERGGTLAVGFHSGAVDENCHVRLGGYPGAFREALGVRSDELFPLLPDESVPLSGGGTATLWSERLRLEGAEAVSSYEEGPLKGVPAVTRHAHGEGTAWYVATRPDPDTLDSLLTRIRTEAGVEPVRTAPEGVEVVRRRGPSADYLFVIDHTGRGARVTVAEDAVELLTGKPAPGSVTVEPGEVAVVREPRRA, encoded by the coding sequence ATGAAGCGCAGCTTGTCCCTACCCGGCATCGCCTACGGCGGCGACTACAACCCCGAGCAGTGGCCCGAGGAGGTCTGGGCCGAGGACATGCGCCTGATGCGCGAGGCCGGGGTCACGATGGTCAGCGTCGGCATCTTCTCCTGGGCTCTGCTGGAGCCCGTCGAGGGCGTGTACGACTTCTCGCGCATGGACCGGATCCTCGACCTGCTGCACGAGAACGGCATCGCCGCCGACCTCGCCACGCCCACCGCGGCCCCGCCGGCCTGGTTCTTCCGGGCCCACCCCGAGGCGCTGCCCGTCGACCGCGACGGCCGCACCCTGTCCTACGGCAGCCGGCAGACCTTCTGCCCGTCCAGCCCGGCCTACCGGGCGGCGGCCCTGCGCATCGCGGGCAAGCTGGCCGAGCGGTACGCCGACCACCCGGCCGTCGCGATGTGGCACGTCCACAACGAGTACGGCTGCCACAACGCCGAGTGCTACTGCGACACGAGCGCGGCGTCCTTCCGGGGCTGGCTGCGCGCCAAGTACGGCGACGACCTGGCGGCGCTCAACCACGCCTGGGGCACCGCCTTCTGGAGCCAGTGGTACTACGACTGGGACGAGATCCTGCCCCCGCGCGCGACGGGCGCCGTGCCCAACCCGGCCCACCAGCTGGACTGGCGCCGCTTCTGCTCCGACGAGCTGCTGGCGCTGTACACGGCCGAGCGGGACGTGCTCAGCGCGGCGGCCCCCTCGATCCCGGCCACCACCAACTTCATGGTGAACTTCAGCTTCGAGGCGCTGGACTACTGGCGCTGGGCCCCGGAGCTGGACGTCGTCTCGAACGACCACTACCTCCGCTCGACGGACCCCCGGTCGCACATCGACATCGCGCTGAGCGGTGACCTGATGCGCTCGATGGCGCGCGGGCCGTGGTTCCTGATGGAGCACTCCACGGGAGCCGTGAACTGGCAGCCCGTCAACCGCGCCAAGGGCCCGGGCGAGCTGCGCCGCAACGCCCTCGCGCACGTGGCGCACGGCGCGGACGGCATCGCCTACTTCCAGTGGCGGGCCTCCAAGGCGGGTGCCGAGCAGTGGCACTCGGCGATGCTGCCGCACGCCGGGACGGACAGCCAGATCTGGCGGGACGTGGTCCGCCTCGGAGCCGACCTGAAGGCGCTCGCGGAGGTGCGCGGCAGCACCGGCACCGCCGACGTCGCGATCGTCTGGGACTACAACGCCCGCTGGGCCCTGGAACTCCCCTCCCAGCCCAGCGCCGAAGTCCGCTTCGCGGAGCTGGTCCGCGCCTGGTACGAGCCGCTGTGGCGCGCGGGCGTCGCCGTCGACTTCGTCCGCCCCGACGCGGACCTGTCGCCGTACCGCCTGGTCCTGGCGCCCAGCCTCTACCTGGTCGACGACGCGGGCGCGGCGAACCTCACCGGGTTCGCGGAGCGCGGCGGAACCCTCGCGGTGGGCTTCCACAGCGGGGCGGTGGACGAGAACTGCCACGTCCGGCTGGGCGGTTACCCCGGAGCCTTCCGTGAGGCGCTGGGCGTCAGGTCGGACGAGCTGTTCCCGCTGCTGCCGGACGAGTCGGTGCCGCTGAGCGGCGGCGGGACGGCGACCCTGTGGTCGGAGCGGCTGCGCCTGGAGGGCGCCGAGGCCGTGTCGTCGTACGAGGAGGGCCCCCTGAAGGGCGTGCCCGCGGTGACGCGCCACGCGCACGGCGAGGGCACCGCCTGGTACGTGGCGACCCGGCCCGACCCGGACACCCTCGACTCCCTGCTGACCCGCATCCGCACCGAGGCGGGCGTGGAGCCGGTGCGGACCGCCCCGGAGGGCGTGGAGGTCGTCCGGCGGCGGGGTCCGTCCGCGGACTACCTGTTCGTCATCGACCACACGGGCCGCGGCGCACGGGTGACCGTCGCCGAGGACGCCGTGGAGCTGCTGACGGGCAAGCCGGCGCCCGGCTCGGTGACCGTGGAACCGGGCGAGGTGGCGGTCGT
- a CDS encoding carbohydrate ABC transporter permease: MSTPTVALAAKQRTPVRPARVLLHVFLVVTALAWLAPLLWAMFAALRPYSETSAKGYVSWPDKLSFDNFTNAFEQSDMMHYFGNTLIIAVPAVLLTLLLSSMVAFYVSRFDFRFNIALLLVFTAGNLLPQQVIITPLYRMYLLIDLPGITVSGKLYDSALGLVLIHVAFQSGFCAFVLSNYMRMLPHELTEAALVDGASVWRMYWQIVLPLCKPAMAALATLLSIWIYNDFFWAIVLISTGDNMPITSALNNLSGQYFTDPNLVAAGALLTAIPTLIVYFVLQRQFVSGLTLGANKG; this comes from the coding sequence ATGAGCACCCCCACCGTCGCGCTCGCTGCCAAGCAGCGCACCCCCGTCCGCCCGGCGAGGGTCCTGCTGCACGTGTTCCTCGTCGTCACCGCGCTGGCCTGGCTCGCCCCGCTCTTGTGGGCGATGTTCGCGGCCCTGCGGCCGTACTCGGAGACCAGCGCCAAGGGCTACGTCTCCTGGCCGGACAAGCTGAGCTTCGACAACTTCACGAACGCGTTCGAGCAGTCCGACATGATGCACTACTTCGGCAACACGCTGATCATCGCGGTCCCGGCCGTGCTGCTGACGCTGCTGCTGTCGTCGATGGTCGCGTTCTACGTCAGCCGCTTCGACTTCCGGTTCAACATCGCTCTGCTGCTGGTCTTCACGGCGGGCAACCTGCTGCCGCAGCAGGTCATCATCACCCCGCTGTACCGCATGTACCTGCTGATCGACCTGCCGGGCATCACGGTCAGCGGCAAGCTGTACGACTCCGCGCTGGGCCTGGTCCTCATCCACGTGGCGTTCCAGTCCGGCTTCTGCGCCTTCGTGCTGAGCAACTACATGCGGATGCTGCCGCACGAGCTGACCGAGGCCGCGCTGGTCGACGGCGCGTCGGTGTGGCGGATGTACTGGCAGATCGTGCTGCCGCTGTGCAAGCCCGCGATGGCGGCCCTGGCGACGTTGCTGTCCATCTGGATCTACAACGACTTCTTCTGGGCCATCGTGCTGATCTCCACGGGCGACAACATGCCGATCACCTCGGCGCTGAACAACCTGTCCGGGCAGTACTTCACCGACCCCAACCTGGTCGCCGCCGGCGCGCTGCTCACCGCGATCCCCACGCTGATCGTGTACTTCGTGCTCCAGCGCCAGTTCGTCAGCGGCCTGACCCTGGGCGCCAACAAGGGCTGA
- a CDS encoding carbohydrate ABC transporter permease encodes MSIETGIQNPEAAAVPPPGGAPAQKKKRAPQGHNRLLTRRDRVTLGLMAGVPTILHVALVWVTALASVALAFTTWDGIGFDSIKWVGLQNFKQLFTDNPQFWPAVEHNIVWFVVLILIPTPFGLFLAVQLDKKIRFTRIYQTAFFLPVVVSLAVTGFVWQLVYNPDTGLINSLIGANKPGHYIDWIGNPHLNLWAVLVAASWRHTGYMMILYLAGLKGVDPSLREASALDGANEWQTFKNVIFPTLRPTNTVVLVVTIIEALRAFDLVFVFNKGAQGTELLSILITNNIIGESSRIGYGSAIAVVLLVISLAVIIPYLIATFRKERRA; translated from the coding sequence ATGAGCATCGAAACCGGTATCCAGAACCCGGAGGCGGCCGCCGTGCCGCCTCCGGGCGGCGCGCCCGCCCAGAAGAAGAAGCGCGCCCCGCAGGGGCACAACCGCCTGCTCACCCGCCGCGACCGCGTCACCCTGGGTCTGATGGCGGGCGTTCCCACGATCCTGCACGTCGCGCTGGTGTGGGTCACGGCCCTCGCGTCGGTCGCACTGGCCTTCACGACCTGGGACGGCATCGGGTTCGACTCGATCAAGTGGGTCGGGCTGCAGAACTTCAAGCAGCTGTTCACCGACAACCCGCAGTTCTGGCCGGCCGTCGAGCACAACATCGTCTGGTTCGTCGTGCTCATCCTGATCCCGACCCCGTTCGGGCTCTTCCTGGCCGTGCAGCTGGACAAGAAGATCCGCTTCACCCGCATCTACCAGACCGCGTTCTTCCTGCCGGTCGTGGTGTCGCTGGCGGTCACCGGGTTCGTCTGGCAGCTCGTCTACAACCCCGACACCGGCCTGATCAACAGCCTCATCGGGGCCAACAAGCCCGGCCACTACATCGACTGGATCGGCAACCCGCACCTGAACCTGTGGGCCGTGCTGGTCGCCGCGTCCTGGCGGCACACCGGCTACATGATGATCCTCTACCTGGCCGGTCTGAAGGGCGTCGACCCGTCCCTGCGGGAGGCCTCCGCGCTCGACGGCGCGAACGAGTGGCAGACGTTCAAGAACGTCATCTTCCCCACCCTGCGGCCCACCAACACCGTCGTCCTGGTCGTCACCATCATCGAGGCCCTGCGCGCCTTCGACCTGGTGTTCGTCTTCAACAAGGGCGCCCAGGGCACCGAGCTGCTGTCGATCCTGATCACCAACAACATCATCGGCGAGTCCAGCCGGATCGGATACGGCTCCGCGATCGCCGTCGTCCTGCTGGTCATCTCGCTCGCGGTCATCATCCCGTACCTGATCGCGACCTTCCGGAAGGAGCGGCGCGCATGA
- a CDS encoding copper resistance CopC/CopD family protein: MDGGSRGADRHGRRLRHLALVLLVAPLLLLAGAGSASAHAALRGTDPADGSVLKTAPKAVTLTFTEAVGLLDNSIRVFDPENRRVHTGKQEHADGHSHTARVTLPDLKQGTYIVAWRVVSADSHPVSGALTFSVGKRSATRAALPDDEVQDAASTALYNTARYIAYGGLALLLGATAFAMVTGVAAPRGLLVGGWWTLLAATLALLLLRGPYERGSGPAAAFDLTVLRETATSRPGLALLVRVALLAVAAPVAARAGVLRAPADGRGPVGSGRLRFAIVSLLSLALALTWAVAEHASAGIQVPLAMTSAVLHLLAMAVWLGGLTALVTVVQRTPGDLPAPAVARFSRLAFAAVAVLAATGAYQSWRGLGSLDALTSTPYGRLLVAKLAGVALLLAAAGCSRRFTARLAVPAAKVPAAPPERVRETVGAASGDADAAHVGKAARVRDASHARGAEGVRDAVDVRTDTDTDPQDAPTGPAPGDGARAPHLQALRRSVLAEISLGLVVLAVTTLLTGTQPGRAAEEAAASTAAEPPLGSATVIPFDVGTPGGHGKVQIELTPGRVGENGVQALIFGPDGGIATVPELRLTFTLEGRDVGPLDARLTDRGGYWATDTLDLPLPGRWTMRATVRTSDIDQVTVSKTVRIG; encoded by the coding sequence GTGGACGGGGGGAGTCGGGGCGCGGACCGGCACGGGAGGCGGCTGCGGCACCTCGCCCTCGTCCTGCTCGTCGCCCCCCTGCTGCTCCTCGCGGGTGCCGGTTCGGCCTCCGCGCACGCCGCGCTGAGGGGCACCGACCCGGCGGACGGCAGTGTGCTGAAGACGGCGCCGAAGGCCGTCACCCTCACCTTCACCGAGGCCGTCGGTCTGCTGGACAACTCCATCCGGGTGTTCGATCCGGAGAACCGTCGGGTTCACACGGGCAAACAGGAACATGCGGACGGCCACTCGCACACGGCGCGGGTCACGCTGCCGGACCTGAAGCAGGGCACATACATCGTGGCCTGGCGGGTGGTGTCGGCCGACAGCCACCCGGTCTCCGGCGCGCTCACCTTCTCCGTCGGCAAGCGCTCGGCGACCAGGGCCGCCCTGCCGGACGACGAGGTCCAGGACGCCGCCTCCACGGCGCTGTACAACACGGCCCGCTACATCGCCTACGGCGGCCTCGCACTGCTGCTCGGCGCCACCGCGTTCGCCATGGTCACCGGCGTGGCGGCGCCGCGCGGACTGCTCGTGGGCGGCTGGTGGACGCTGCTCGCGGCCACGCTCGCCCTGCTGCTGCTCCGGGGTCCGTACGAGCGTGGCAGCGGCCCGGCGGCGGCCTTCGACCTCACGGTGCTGCGGGAGACGGCGACGAGCCGCCCGGGTCTCGCGCTGCTCGTGCGGGTGGCGCTGCTGGCGGTGGCGGCACCGGTCGCGGCGCGGGCCGGGGTGCTGCGCGCACCGGCCGACGGGCGTGGCCCGGTGGGTTCCGGCCGGCTCCGGTTCGCGATCGTGAGCCTTCTGTCGCTCGCGCTGGCCCTGACCTGGGCGGTGGCGGAGCACGCGTCCGCCGGGATCCAGGTGCCGCTCGCGATGACCTCGGCCGTGCTGCACCTGCTGGCGATGGCGGTGTGGCTGGGCGGGCTCACGGCCCTGGTGACGGTGGTGCAACGGACGCCCGGGGATCTGCCCGCCCCCGCGGTCGCCCGCTTCTCGCGGCTGGCGTTCGCCGCGGTCGCCGTCCTGGCCGCCACCGGCGCCTACCAGTCCTGGCGGGGCCTCGGCTCCCTCGACGCGCTCACCTCGACGCCGTACGGCAGGCTGCTCGTCGCCAAGCTGGCCGGGGTCGCCCTGCTGCTCGCGGCGGCGGGCTGCTCCCGTCGCTTCACGGCACGGCTCGCCGTTCCGGCGGCAAAGGTTCCGGCGGCGCCGCCGGAGCGGGTGCGGGAGACGGTGGGCGCCGCCTCGGGGGACGCCGACGCCGCCCACGTAGGGAAGGCCGCGCGCGTGCGGGACGCATCGCACGCACGGGGCGCAGAGGGCGTACGGGACGCCGTGGACGTGCGGACGGACACGGACACAGACCCTCAGGACGCACCGACGGGTCCCGCGCCGGGAGACGGCGCCCGCGCGCCCCACCTCCAGGCCCTGCGCCGCTCCGTGCTCGCCGAGATCTCCCTGGGGCTGGTCGTCCTCGCGGTCACCACCCTGCTCACCGGCACCCAGCCGGGCCGGGCGGCGGAGGAGGCGGCGGCGTCGACGGCCGCCGAACCGCCCCTCGGCTCCGCCACGGTGATCCCCTTCGACGTGGGCACCCCCGGCGGGCACGGCAAGGTGCAGATCGAACTGACGCCCGGCCGGGTGGGCGAGAACGGTGTCCAGGCGCTGATCTTCGGGCCCGACGGCGGCATCGCGACGGTCCCCGAGCTACGGCTCACCTTCACGCTCGAGGGCCGCGACGTCGGCCCGCTCGACGCCAGGCTCACCGACCGGGGCGGCTACTGGGCCACCGACACCCTCGATCTCCCGCTGCCGGGCCGGTGGACGATGAGGGCGACGGTCCGCACGAGCGACATCGACCAGGTCACGGTCTCGAAGACGGTGCGGATCGGCTAG
- a CDS encoding glycoside hydrolase family 36 protein, with protein sequence MHHPFTPLASVPVDVARARVHEEGWQSWSPSGAYALGEKPHRPANDNWATVCYRPGRTVPPGVFQGEGLLALDPGDGTPVRLWAATDLYRAVPSIRLEVHGDRAEVSADGPVQELTGPDVQSVLAEWADGLGVAPPRPAPTVWCSWYEYFTEVTEDDIHENLRAMDTLDLPVDVVQIDDGYQSALGDWLTLSGRFRSRAGIADTIRARGRRAGIWTAPFLVAPDSELATAHPDWLVRDTEGAPVHAGHNWGHELYALDTTHPDAAAYLTHVFATLRSEGYDYFKVDFLYAGALDGVRHSGADPLTAYRAGITLIRDAIGPDAYLLGCGAPILPSIGLFDAMRVSPDTAPHRRPEADDFSQPGQDSAEFTGRARQWQHGRLWINDPDCLMARPAVETRERWAAHVEATGGLMASSDRLLSLDAWGVATTRRLLTRGAR encoded by the coding sequence GTGCACCACCCCTTCACGCCGCTCGCCTCCGTGCCCGTGGACGTCGCCCGTGCGCGGGTCCACGAGGAGGGCTGGCAGTCCTGGAGCCCGAGCGGCGCCTACGCCCTCGGTGAGAAGCCGCACCGCCCGGCGAACGACAACTGGGCGACCGTCTGCTACCGCCCCGGCCGCACCGTCCCCCCAGGCGTCTTCCAGGGTGAGGGGCTGCTGGCGCTCGACCCGGGCGACGGCACGCCGGTCAGGCTGTGGGCGGCGACCGACCTGTACCGCGCCGTGCCCTCCATCCGGCTGGAGGTGCACGGCGACCGGGCCGAGGTGAGCGCGGACGGGCCGGTCCAGGAGCTGACCGGCCCGGACGTCCAGTCCGTCCTCGCCGAGTGGGCCGACGGCCTCGGCGTGGCTCCGCCGCGCCCCGCGCCGACCGTGTGGTGCTCCTGGTACGAGTACTTCACCGAGGTCACCGAGGACGACATCCACGAGAACCTGCGGGCGATGGACACCCTGGACCTGCCCGTCGACGTGGTCCAGATCGACGACGGCTACCAGAGCGCCCTCGGCGACTGGCTCACCCTCTCCGGCCGCTTCCGCTCCCGTGCCGGCATCGCCGACACGATCCGGGCGCGCGGCCGCAGGGCCGGCATCTGGACGGCGCCGTTCCTGGTCGCCCCGGACAGCGAGCTCGCCACGGCCCACCCCGACTGGCTGGTCCGGGACACCGAGGGTGCGCCCGTGCACGCGGGCCACAACTGGGGCCACGAGCTGTACGCCCTGGACACCACCCACCCGGATGCGGCGGCGTACCTGACGCACGTCTTCGCCACCCTGCGCAGCGAGGGCTACGACTACTTCAAGGTCGACTTCCTCTACGCGGGCGCCCTGGACGGCGTACGGCACTCCGGTGCCGACCCGCTGACGGCGTACCGGGCGGGCATCACCCTGATCCGTGACGCCATCGGCCCGGACGCCTACCTGCTGGGCTGCGGCGCGCCGATCCTGCCGTCCATCGGCCTGTTCGACGCGATGCGGGTCAGCCCCGACACGGCCCCGCACCGCCGCCCGGAGGCGGACGACTTCAGCCAGCCCGGGCAGGACTCCGCCGAGTTCACCGGCCGCGCACGCCAGTGGCAGCACGGCCGCCTCTGGATCAACGACCCCGACTGCCTGATGGCTCGCCCGGCCGTGGAGACCCGCGAACGCTGGGCCGCCCATGTCGAGGCCACCGGAGGCCTGATGGCCTCCAGCGACCGTCTGCTGTCCCTGGACGCGTGGGGCGTGGCCACGACCCGCCGTCTCCTCACGAGAGGCGCCCGATGA